A window from Leifsonia shinshuensis encodes these proteins:
- a CDS encoding EscU/YscU/HrcU family type III secretion system export apparatus switch protein, with protein MSDAQERTEKATDKRMKEARSKGRLGKSTDLTAWVGVGAAAVMLPFTMQTGSTAAIDQLFSVRSVIESPDPAKALAALGDGLGSIMATIGPLLAVGALAVVGAAAVQGGIHFKKLEGKYEQFNLVQGIGRVFGMRALWEGAKTLLKSAVVAIGLFLVVQGLMPVLLTSGSMPLASLLSAASGGTAGLLQAAVGAGLVLAGLDVLVVMRRNRKHTRMSKQELRDENKNTEGDPLVRSQRRSRQLAMSRNRMIAAIGGADVVLVNPTHIAVAVKYEPGKSAPRVVAKGAGAIALRIREKAEEERVPIVKDIPLARALHAGCQIGDEIPVELYNSVARVLAFVMSLKQRGSAAGFHTMRPQLQGGLS; from the coding sequence ATGAGCGACGCGCAGGAACGCACCGAGAAGGCGACCGACAAGCGGATGAAGGAGGCCCGCTCCAAGGGCCGCCTCGGCAAGTCGACGGACCTCACCGCCTGGGTGGGCGTCGGCGCCGCCGCGGTGATGCTGCCGTTCACGATGCAGACGGGGTCCACGGCGGCGATCGACCAGCTGTTCTCGGTGCGCTCCGTGATCGAGAGCCCCGACCCGGCCAAGGCGCTCGCGGCGCTCGGCGACGGCCTGGGCAGCATCATGGCGACGATCGGACCGCTGCTTGCGGTGGGCGCGCTGGCGGTCGTCGGCGCCGCGGCGGTGCAGGGCGGCATCCACTTCAAGAAGCTCGAGGGCAAGTACGAGCAGTTCAACCTGGTGCAGGGCATCGGGCGGGTGTTCGGGATGCGCGCGCTCTGGGAGGGCGCGAAGACGCTGCTGAAGTCCGCGGTCGTCGCGATCGGGCTGTTCCTCGTCGTGCAGGGCCTCATGCCGGTGCTGCTGACCTCCGGCTCGATGCCTCTCGCCTCGCTGCTCTCGGCCGCGTCCGGCGGCACGGCCGGCCTCCTGCAGGCGGCGGTCGGCGCCGGGCTCGTGCTCGCCGGGCTGGACGTGCTGGTCGTCATGCGGCGCAACCGCAAGCACACCCGCATGAGCAAGCAGGAGCTGCGGGACGAGAACAAGAACACCGAGGGCGACCCGCTGGTGCGCTCGCAGCGCCGCTCGCGCCAGCTGGCGATGAGCCGCAACCGCATGATCGCGGCGATCGGAGGGGCGGATGTGGTGCTCGTGAACCCCACGCACATCGCGGTGGCGGTGAAGTACGAGCCGGGCAAGTCCGCCCCGCGCGTCGTCGCGAAGGGTGCGGGAGCCATCGCCCTGCGCATCCGCGAGAAGGCCGAGGAGGAGCGCGTGCCGATCGTCAAGGACATCCCGCTCGCCCGGGCGCTGCACGCCGGATGCCAGATCGGCGACGAGATCCCGGTCGAGCTCTACAACTCCGTCGCCCGTGTGCTCGCGTTCGTCATGTCGCTGAAGCAGCGCGGGTCGGCGGCCGGATTCCACACGATGCGACCCCAGCTGCAGGGAGGGCTGTCATGA
- a CDS encoding flagellar biosynthetic protein FliR: MNIPIDLAAIEAIALASLRMVAFLVIAPPFSYNGFPAQVKGMLAIGLAVAVAPRVGAGYRSGDTGAFLLDMIRELAVGATLGFLVFLVFAAIQSAGSLIDLFGGFQLAQAFDPQSMINGAQFTRMFQLTALALLFASGGYQLIIGGLIRTFDAIPLATGLSMADPAKEMVTGVTQMFLAALQIAGPLIVVLFLADVGLGLLTRVAPALNAFSLGFPLKIMLTVVLSAIVFVALPGVVSGLTDTAVKIMLGVGR, encoded by the coding sequence ATGAACATCCCCATCGACCTGGCCGCCATCGAGGCGATCGCGCTCGCCTCCCTGCGGATGGTGGCGTTCCTCGTCATCGCGCCGCCCTTCTCGTACAACGGGTTCCCGGCGCAGGTGAAGGGGATGCTCGCCATCGGCCTGGCGGTCGCGGTCGCGCCTCGGGTCGGCGCGGGATACCGGTCCGGCGACACCGGGGCGTTCCTGTTGGACATGATCCGGGAGCTCGCGGTCGGCGCGACGCTCGGGTTCCTGGTCTTCCTGGTCTTCGCGGCCATCCAGTCCGCCGGCAGCCTGATCGACCTGTTCGGCGGGTTCCAGCTCGCGCAGGCGTTCGACCCGCAGTCGATGATCAACGGGGCGCAGTTCACCCGGATGTTCCAGCTCACCGCCTTGGCGCTGCTGTTCGCCTCGGGCGGTTACCAGCTCATCATCGGCGGTCTCATTCGCACCTTCGACGCCATCCCGCTCGCGACCGGCCTGAGCATGGCCGACCCGGCGAAGGAGATGGTCACCGGCGTGACGCAGATGTTCCTGGCGGCCCTCCAGATCGCCGGTCCGCTGATCGTCGTGCTCTTCCTCGCCGACGTGGGCCTCGGCCTCCTGACCCGGGTCGCCCCAGCGCTGAACGCCTTCTCGCTCGGCTTCCCTCTGAAGATCATGCTCACCGTGGTGCTCTCGGCCATCGTCTTCGTCGCGCTCCCCGGCGTCGTCTCGGGCCTCACCGACACCGCCGTCAAGATCATGCTGGGGGTGGGCCGATGA
- the fliQ gene encoding flagellar biosynthesis protein FliQ — MNPNAVLDIAMQGLLVTAKLAAPIVITALVVGFAISLVQSITQIQEVTLSFVPKAAAVAVALIICGQWMISELVSFTHVLFEKLPQLLGHG; from the coding sequence ATGAACCCGAACGCGGTCCTCGACATCGCCATGCAGGGGCTCCTGGTGACGGCCAAGCTGGCCGCACCGATCGTGATCACCGCCTTGGTCGTCGGCTTCGCCATCTCGCTGGTGCAGTCGATCACGCAGATCCAGGAGGTCACGCTCTCGTTCGTGCCCAAGGCCGCCGCGGTCGCCGTCGCCCTGATCATCTGCGGCCAGTGGATGATCTCCGAGCTCGTCTCCTTCACGCACGTCCTCTTCGAGAAGCTGCCGCAACTGCTGGGTCACGGCTGA
- the fliP gene encoding flagellar type III secretion system pore protein FliP (The bacterial flagellar biogenesis protein FliP forms a type III secretion system (T3SS)-type pore required for flagellar assembly.): protein MTAPGVSARAGRLPRLALAGVLVALIAVAIVLLGANAAHAVPTPVPTPSGPSGPSGGSGGLTLDINGPNGTPSAAILTLVGITVLSVAPALLLMMSSFTKIFVVLAITRNALALPSIPPNQVLAGLALFLSLFIMSPVLVDINNTAVQPYLAGHIDFTAATHAAEAPLRHFMASHTREEDIALMTRAAGRANPKDMSSVPLLTLIPAFMISELRAAFIIGFVIFVPFLVIDMVVSAALMSMGMMMLPPVMISLPFKILLFVLVDGWGLIITSLITSYGGGG from the coding sequence GTGACGGCGCCGGGGGTGTCGGCGCGCGCCGGGCGGCTGCCCCGTCTCGCGCTGGCCGGCGTGCTGGTCGCGCTGATCGCCGTCGCCATCGTCCTGCTGGGCGCGAACGCCGCGCACGCGGTCCCGACCCCGGTTCCCACTCCCTCCGGTCCGTCCGGTCCGTCGGGCGGCAGCGGCGGCCTCACCCTCGACATCAACGGGCCGAACGGCACGCCGAGCGCGGCCATCCTGACCCTCGTCGGCATCACCGTGCTGTCGGTCGCTCCGGCCCTGCTGCTGATGATGTCGTCGTTCACCAAGATCTTCGTGGTGCTCGCGATCACCCGGAACGCGCTGGCGCTGCCGTCCATCCCGCCGAACCAGGTGCTCGCCGGTCTCGCCCTGTTCCTGAGCCTGTTCATCATGAGCCCGGTGCTGGTCGACATCAACAACACGGCCGTGCAGCCCTACCTCGCCGGCCACATCGACTTCACGGCCGCGACGCACGCCGCCGAGGCGCCGCTCCGCCACTTCATGGCGTCGCACACGCGCGAGGAGGACATCGCGCTGATGACCCGCGCCGCGGGCCGGGCGAACCCGAAGGACATGAGCTCGGTGCCGCTGCTGACGCTCATCCCGGCCTTCATGATCTCCGAGCTGCGGGCGGCCTTCATCATCGGCTTCGTCATCTTCGTGCCGTTCCTCGTCATCGACATGGTCGTCTCCGCCGCCCTGATGTCGATGGGCATGATGATGCTCCCGCCGGTGATGATCTCCCTGCCGTTCAAGATCCTGCTCTTCGTGCTGGTCGACGGCTGGGGACTGATCATCACGAGCCTCATCACGAGCTACGGAGGCGGCGGATGA
- the fliO gene encoding flagellar biosynthetic protein FliO, with protein sequence METLFIALRVLVVLGVIVALLWFVQRRVSKGRTTARRRRGNAVTVVGRQGIGAKASVVVVDVDGNRFVLGVTERQVSVLHTSDRPQDADVTPLKPVRDADAETHSDDEVLAATGTTSSTRTTTTTRQDADFLTAQGRASLFDEALKGSILSPATWRQASSAVRPKK encoded by the coding sequence GTGGAGACCCTGTTCATCGCCCTGCGCGTGCTCGTCGTGCTGGGTGTCATCGTGGCGCTGCTGTGGTTCGTGCAGCGTCGCGTGAGCAAGGGACGCACGACGGCCCGCCGGCGCCGCGGCAACGCGGTCACGGTCGTCGGTCGGCAGGGGATCGGCGCGAAGGCGTCGGTCGTCGTCGTGGATGTGGACGGCAACCGCTTCGTGCTCGGCGTCACCGAGCGCCAGGTCTCCGTGCTCCACACCTCCGACCGTCCGCAGGATGCGGACGTCACCCCGCTCAAGCCCGTCCGCGATGCGGACGCCGAGACGCACTCGGATGACGAGGTCCTGGCGGCGACCGGGACCACCAGCTCCACCCGCACCACCACGACCACCAGGCAGGATGCCGACTTCCTCACGGCGCAGGGACGCGCCTCGCTCTTCGACGAGGCACTCAAAGGCTCGATCCTGTCCCCGGCTACATGGCGGCAGGCGAGTTCGGCGGTGCGCCCCAAGAAGTGA
- a CDS encoding flagellar motor switch protein FliM, whose amino-acid sequence MTTLQAPAPDAPEAPVYDFRRPTTLAREHSRVLELAFETFARQWGTQLTAKVRVLSQVECDSVQMQTYDEYAASLPATTAMVLCELEGIAPKAVIQFPTVAALSWVNAMLGGQGTPVDHERTFTQIEHALVRRLMDDALEDLRYSLGSILVAQIAVDAIQYNSQFAQAAATSELMIVAGFELRVGENVARATVALPAVAVLPQLGETNPTHSTENARELVDAQLARVPVDVSLRLTPATVRPSVVLGLSVGDLLPLPHPQHRPFDLTVGGQTVASAGLGSSGSRLACVIIDTED is encoded by the coding sequence GTGACCACTCTGCAGGCCCCGGCACCGGATGCGCCCGAGGCGCCGGTCTACGACTTCCGGCGGCCGACGACCCTCGCACGCGAGCACTCGCGTGTGCTCGAGCTGGCGTTCGAGACGTTCGCGCGGCAGTGGGGCACCCAGCTGACGGCGAAGGTGCGCGTGCTCAGCCAGGTGGAGTGCGACAGCGTGCAGATGCAGACGTACGACGAGTACGCGGCGTCGCTGCCCGCGACCACCGCGATGGTGCTGTGCGAGCTGGAGGGCATCGCCCCGAAGGCGGTCATCCAGTTCCCCACGGTCGCGGCGCTCTCCTGGGTGAACGCGATGCTGGGCGGCCAGGGCACCCCGGTCGACCACGAGCGCACCTTCACCCAGATCGAGCACGCGCTGGTACGGCGGCTGATGGACGACGCGCTGGAGGACCTCCGGTACTCGCTGGGGTCCATCCTGGTCGCGCAGATCGCGGTGGACGCCATCCAGTACAACTCCCAGTTCGCGCAGGCGGCGGCCACCAGCGAGCTGATGATCGTGGCCGGCTTCGAGCTCCGCGTGGGCGAGAACGTCGCCCGTGCCACGGTCGCGCTCCCCGCGGTGGCCGTGCTGCCCCAGCTCGGCGAGACGAACCCAACGCACAGCACCGAGAACGCCCGGGAGCTGGTGGATGCACAGCTCGCGCGCGTCCCGGTCGACGTGTCCCTGCGCCTCACCCCCGCGACGGTCCGCCCGAGCGTCGTGCTCGGCCTGTCCGTCGGCGACCTCCTTCCGCTGCCGCACCCGCAGCACCGACCCTTCGACCTCACCGTCGGCGGACAGACCGTCGCCTCGGCCGGCCTCGGCTCGAGCGGCTCCCGTCTCGCCTGCGTGATCATCGACACAGAGGACTGA
- a CDS encoding flagellar FlbD family protein, whose product MIVVTRLNDSQFAVNPDLIERIHASPDTTLVMVDGAKFIVTETLSEVIEKIAAYRARVIALAHDLPAAGPRPVPAPPLGLVTLTGLEDDDTVQAHPESRAVPLRARKK is encoded by the coding sequence ATGATCGTCGTCACCCGATTGAACGACAGCCAGTTTGCGGTCAACCCCGACCTCATCGAGCGCATCCACGCCAGTCCGGACACCACTCTCGTCATGGTCGACGGGGCGAAGTTCATCGTCACCGAGACCCTGTCCGAAGTGATCGAGAAGATCGCCGCGTACCGGGCGCGTGTGATCGCCCTCGCCCACGACCTCCCCGCCGCCGGCCCGCGCCCCGTGCCCGCGCCGCCGCTGGGGCTCGTGACGCTGACCGGCCTGGAAGACGACGACACGGTTCAGGCTCACCCCGAGTCCCGCGCCGTCCCCCTGCGAGCAAGGAAGAAGTAA
- a CDS encoding MotA/TolQ/ExbB proton channel family protein, whose protein sequence is MDPATIIGIVLAFGAVVAMVTMEGAHLSALLLPAPMVLVFGATIAVGIASGTIKDFLTAFKALPRALRGKVEPPQQVIDQVVGLAEKARASGLLAMEQEAEGVDDPFLKRALQNIADGTDGDELRVLLEDEIATRSKKDRVAAKFFSAMGGYAPTIGIIGTVVSLTHVLENLAEPGELGPLIASAFVATLWGLMSANFLWLPLGARLRRLSELDVERMTLLMEGVLAVQSGSQPRLLGERLRAMVPDGDADKPASKAAKASRGAKDPVEEAA, encoded by the coding sequence ATGGACCCGGCAACGATCATCGGCATCGTCCTCGCGTTCGGCGCCGTCGTCGCGATGGTGACGATGGAGGGCGCCCACCTGAGCGCCCTGCTGCTCCCCGCCCCCATGGTGCTGGTCTTCGGGGCGACCATCGCCGTCGGCATCGCCAGCGGCACGATCAAGGACTTCCTGACGGCGTTCAAGGCGCTCCCGCGCGCCCTGCGCGGCAAAGTGGAGCCGCCCCAGCAGGTGATCGACCAGGTCGTCGGCCTCGCGGAGAAGGCGCGCGCCAGCGGCCTCCTCGCCATGGAGCAGGAAGCCGAGGGCGTCGACGACCCCTTCCTGAAGCGCGCCCTGCAGAACATCGCCGACGGCACGGACGGCGACGAGCTGCGCGTGCTGCTGGAGGACGAGATCGCGACGCGCTCCAAGAAGGACCGGGTGGCCGCCAAGTTCTTCAGCGCGATGGGCGGCTACGCCCCGACGATCGGCATCATCGGCACCGTCGTGTCGCTGACCCACGTGCTCGAGAACCTCGCCGAGCCGGGCGAGCTGGGACCGCTGATCGCGAGCGCGTTCGTCGCGACGCTGTGGGGCCTCATGTCGGCCAACTTCCTCTGGCTGCCGCTCGGCGCGCGCCTGCGCCGCCTCTCCGAGCTGGACGTCGAGCGGATGACGCTGCTCATGGAGGGCGTGCTGGCCGTGCAGTCCGGCTCGCAGCCGCGCCTCCTCGGCGAGCGCCTGCGCGCGATGGTGCCGGACGGCGACGCGGACAAGCCGGCGTCGAAGGCCGCCAAGGCGTCGCGCGGCGCGAAGGATCCCGTCGAGGAAGCCGCCTGA
- a CDS encoding flagellar motor protein MotB — translation MSARRRKKHEEPEEHENEERWMASYMDMVTVLMCMFIVLFAMSTVDAKKFEQLKDSLATGFGQVKTQKIDTAAGVVVPPKHVDESGKSTDFALAQQEVQNLQRLKDQIQAALTHDGLQDAVELKIDSRGLTIGLVGNSTFFDSNRAELSPRAVAVLNDIGPVLAPASYDVSVEGHADLRQPGAPYPTNWELSAGRATSVLRHLVEVNGFPQARIAAVSFGSARPVDGFTGTTDNDLAQNRRVDVVVLSAQPDTIRKLIPQALQAPAPEPTTAPAASR, via the coding sequence ATGTCCGCCCGCCGTCGCAAGAAGCACGAGGAGCCCGAGGAGCACGAGAACGAGGAGCGCTGGATGGCCTCCTACATGGACATGGTCACCGTGCTCATGTGCATGTTCATCGTGCTGTTCGCGATGTCGACGGTGGATGCGAAGAAGTTCGAGCAGCTCAAGGACTCGCTGGCGACCGGCTTCGGCCAGGTGAAGACGCAGAAGATCGACACCGCGGCCGGTGTCGTCGTGCCCCCGAAGCACGTCGACGAGTCGGGCAAGTCGACCGACTTCGCGCTGGCGCAGCAGGAGGTGCAGAACCTCCAGCGGCTGAAGGACCAGATCCAGGCCGCCCTCACCCACGACGGGCTGCAGGATGCGGTGGAGCTGAAGATCGACTCCCGCGGCCTGACCATCGGCCTGGTCGGCAACTCCACCTTCTTCGACTCCAACCGGGCCGAGCTCAGCCCCCGCGCGGTCGCCGTGCTGAACGACATCGGCCCGGTGCTCGCGCCCGCCTCCTACGACGTCTCGGTCGAGGGGCACGCCGACCTGCGCCAGCCGGGCGCGCCCTACCCGACCAACTGGGAGCTCTCCGCCGGCCGTGCGACCAGCGTGCTCCGTCACCTGGTGGAGGTGAACGGCTTCCCACAGGCCCGCATCGCGGCGGTCAGCTTCGGCTCGGCCCGTCCGGTCGACGGCTTCACCGGCACGACCGACAACGACCTCGCGCAGAACCGCCGAGTGGATGTGGTGGTGCTGTCCGCACAGCCCGACACCATCCGCAAACTGATCCCCCAGGCGCTGCAGGCCCCGGCCCCCGAGCCCACCACCGCTCCCGCCGCCTCCCGCTGA
- a CDS encoding SDR family oxidoreductase, translating into MDLQISDRVVLVVGGTGFIGSAVVDRLRAEGATVVVASRNASADGVALDAADENSVRRGVDEVLKRHGRIDGLVVTAAPPAQTLDPARSSDPEQILSAVDGKALSFLRVARAVIPAMREAGFGRIVAISGQNAYISGNITAVVRNASTILIAKNLADELAGTGVAVNVINPGLVTETPSAEVAPGRGGESSPDQIADLVAFLTSPRSAVDGESIAVGHRMLGTTLL; encoded by the coding sequence ATGGATCTTCAGATCAGTGATCGCGTCGTCCTCGTCGTGGGCGGCACCGGCTTCATCGGCTCCGCGGTCGTCGACCGCCTCCGCGCCGAGGGCGCGACCGTCGTCGTCGCCTCCCGCAACGCCTCCGCCGACGGGGTCGCACTGGACGCCGCCGACGAGAACTCCGTGCGCCGGGGAGTCGACGAGGTGCTGAAGCGTCACGGACGCATCGACGGCCTCGTCGTGACGGCCGCACCGCCCGCGCAGACCCTCGACCCGGCCCGCAGCTCCGACCCCGAGCAGATCCTGAGCGCGGTCGACGGCAAGGCGCTGTCGTTCCTCCGCGTCGCCCGCGCGGTGATCCCCGCGATGCGCGAGGCCGGCTTCGGCCGGATCGTCGCGATCAGCGGCCAGAACGCCTACATCAGCGGCAACATCACGGCGGTGGTGCGCAACGCATCCACCATCCTGATCGCGAAGAACCTCGCCGACGAGCTGGCCGGGACGGGCGTCGCCGTCAACGTCATCAACCCCGGCCTCGTCACCGAGACCCCCTCCGCCGAGGTCGCGCCGGGGCGAGGCGGGGAGTCGTCCCCCGACCAGATCGCCGACCTGGTCGCCTTCCTCACCTCGCCCCGGTCGGCGGTCGACGGCGAGTCCATCGCCGTCGGCCACCGGATGCTGGGGACGACCCTGCTCTAG
- a CDS encoding alpha-N-arabinofuranosidase: MSDTRIVIDRAARVAPLNRRIFGSFVEHLGRCVYDGIYEPGHPTANEDGFRLDVVDLVRELGSSTIRYPGGNFVSGFRWEDSVGPRDQRPVRRDLAWHSLESNQVGLDEFSRWLKLTGSELMLAVNLGTRGIQAALDLLEYANHPSGTALSDQRIANGTPEPHDIRMWCLGNEMDGPWQTGYMTADDYGKLAARTAAAMKMADKDLELVVCGSSGSGMPTFGDWERIVLEHSYEHVDFISAHAYYQERGGDLGSFLASSVDMQYFIDTVVSTADHVGNKLKSRKRIQISFDEWNIWYLDEHQASEEVNDEWRYAPRQLEDVYSVADAVVLGNLLITLLKNHDRVTSASLAQLVNVIAPIMTEPGGDAWRQTTFFPFSVTSRLARGEVLRPTISTGKYETAVYGEADLVDAVATVDETDGTAALFVVNRSTTETQTVSVDVRDLGVSAVREALSLWDDDVYAKNTMQDQNRVGLRPTPTASLADGILTLELPPVSWTAVSLG, encoded by the coding sequence ATGTCTGACACCCGCATCGTCATCGACCGCGCCGCACGCGTCGCGCCCCTCAACCGCCGCATCTTCGGCTCGTTCGTCGAGCACCTGGGGCGCTGCGTCTACGACGGCATCTACGAGCCGGGTCACCCGACCGCGAACGAGGACGGCTTTCGCCTCGACGTCGTCGACCTCGTGCGCGAGCTCGGCTCCAGCACGATCCGCTACCCCGGCGGCAACTTCGTCTCCGGCTTCCGCTGGGAGGACTCGGTCGGCCCGCGCGACCAGCGCCCGGTCCGCCGCGACCTCGCCTGGCACTCGCTGGAGTCGAACCAGGTCGGCCTCGACGAGTTCTCGCGCTGGCTGAAGCTCACCGGCTCGGAGCTGATGCTGGCCGTCAACCTCGGCACGCGCGGCATCCAGGCGGCCCTCGACCTGCTCGAGTACGCCAACCACCCGTCCGGCACCGCGCTCAGCGACCAGCGCATCGCCAACGGGACGCCGGAGCCGCACGACATCCGGATGTGGTGCCTGGGCAACGAGATGGACGGCCCGTGGCAGACGGGCTACATGACCGCCGACGACTACGGCAAGCTCGCCGCCCGCACGGCCGCCGCGATGAAGATGGCCGACAAGGACCTCGAGCTCGTGGTCTGCGGCTCGTCCGGATCCGGGATGCCGACCTTCGGCGACTGGGAGCGGATCGTGCTCGAGCACTCCTACGAGCACGTCGACTTCATCTCGGCGCACGCGTACTACCAGGAGCGCGGGGGCGACCTCGGGTCGTTCCTCGCGTCGTCGGTGGACATGCAGTACTTCATCGACACCGTCGTCTCGACCGCCGACCACGTGGGCAACAAGCTGAAGAGCCGCAAGCGCATCCAGATCTCGTTCGACGAGTGGAACATCTGGTACCTCGACGAGCACCAGGCGTCGGAGGAGGTCAACGACGAGTGGCGGTACGCCCCGCGCCAGCTCGAGGACGTCTACTCGGTCGCGGATGCGGTGGTGCTCGGCAACCTGCTGATCACGCTGCTGAAGAACCACGACCGGGTGACCAGCGCATCCCTCGCGCAGCTGGTGAACGTCATCGCGCCGATCATGACCGAGCCGGGCGGCGACGCGTGGCGCCAGACGACGTTCTTCCCGTTCTCGGTGACGAGCCGGCTGGCGCGCGGCGAGGTGCTGCGGCCGACCATCAGCACCGGGAAGTACGAGACCGCGGTCTACGGCGAGGCCGACCTGGTGGATGCGGTGGCGACCGTCGACGAGACGGACGGCACGGCGGCCCTCTTCGTCGTGAACCGCAGCACCACCGAGACGCAGACGGTGAGCGTCGACGTGCGCGACCTCGGCGTCTCCGCGGTGCGCGAGGCGCTCTCCCTCTGGGACGACGACGTCTACGCGAAGAACACGATGCAGGACCAGAACCGTGTCGGCCTGCGCCCGACGCCCACCGCATCCCTCGCCGACGGCATCCTCACCCTCGAGCTGCCGCCGGTCTCCTGGACCGCCGTCTCGCTCGGCTAG
- a CDS encoding LacI family DNA-binding transcriptional regulator has protein sequence MAATMHDVSRLAGVSVKTVSNVINDYPYVREETRRKVLDAIDTLGYSPNLSARSLRSGRTNVISLMIPDLRNAYFAELADSVMRAAAERGLAVLIEQFGDDRQHEIDVLRQPRARMVDGVLHSVLTLDQGDADLIAELSTPLVLLGDRSVNGTRDHVTMRNTEGARAATEHLIAGGRRRIVALGAHPGEEIGSAALRLDGYRQALDAAGIPFDGSLVVPVGTWLRRNGAEGMRDFLTAGTPFDGVVAFNDAIALGALRALQEAGLRVPEDVAVVGFDNVDETQYSMPTLSTIDPGREEIARTAVDLLIRRMEGSSEAFAPEEIAVPFRLVQRESSAG, from the coding sequence ATGGCTGCGACGATGCACGATGTCAGCCGGCTCGCCGGTGTGTCCGTGAAGACGGTGTCCAACGTCATCAACGACTACCCGTACGTGCGCGAGGAGACCCGGCGGAAGGTCCTCGATGCGATCGACACCCTCGGATACTCCCCGAACCTGTCGGCGCGCAGCCTGCGGTCGGGGCGGACGAACGTCATCTCGCTGATGATCCCCGACCTGCGCAACGCGTACTTCGCCGAGCTGGCCGACTCCGTGATGCGGGCGGCGGCCGAGCGGGGGCTCGCCGTGCTGATCGAGCAGTTCGGCGACGACCGGCAGCACGAGATCGACGTGCTGCGCCAGCCGCGCGCCCGGATGGTGGACGGCGTGCTCCACAGCGTCCTCACGCTCGACCAGGGGGATGCCGACCTGATCGCCGAGCTCAGCACCCCCCTGGTACTGCTGGGCGACCGCAGCGTGAACGGGACCCGCGACCACGTCACCATGCGCAACACCGAGGGCGCTCGGGCGGCCACCGAGCACCTCATCGCGGGCGGCCGCCGCCGGATCGTCGCGCTGGGCGCGCATCCCGGCGAGGAGATCGGCTCGGCCGCGCTGCGTCTCGACGGCTACCGGCAGGCTCTCGACGCGGCGGGGATCCCGTTCGACGGGTCCCTCGTGGTCCCGGTCGGGACGTGGCTGCGGCGCAACGGTGCCGAGGGGATGCGTGACTTCCTGACGGCCGGCACCCCGTTCGACGGGGTGGTCGCGTTCAACGACGCGATCGCGCTCGGCGCCTTGCGTGCGCTGCAGGAGGCCGGCCTGCGCGTCCCGGAGGACGTGGCCGTGGTCGGATTCGACAACGTCGACGAGACCCAGTACTCGATGCCGACCCTGTCCACGATCGACCCGGGGCGGGAGGAGATCGCGCGCACGGCAGTCGATCTGCTGATCCGGCGCATGGAGGGCTCGTCCGAAGCGTTCGCGCCCGAGGAGATCGCCGTGCCCTTCCGGCTGGTGCAGCGGGAGTCGTCGGCGGGCTGA